The Pseudanabaena galeata CCNP1313 genome includes a region encoding these proteins:
- a CDS encoding IS4 family transposase yields the protein MLSNFPKIVKQLLKNLPQNDYPKLSTFLFVSCWLSYVLDQGQTSMRSLFQRLNMRGIDIDISTFSKASKTRCSNIFYNLFVDLRRQLKKEKKLGKEDLVLFPLDSTIVTLTSKLMWNQGYGQVKLFSGINICNNEPDGIVIHFGAGHDSKYGEPTIRAIPENGVGIMDRGFAKLERIRNLIKLKDRYFVIRVKNNINLELLDNGNAILGTGKDKVEVRLVIFSDLETRSEFRLATNLSETDNQTVSNDEIAEIYKKRWQIELLWKFLKMHLKLDRLITKNVNGITIQIYTCLIAYVLLELVNIPKEFGSKMLDKLRYLQAFMCENISYLHWFRRIVILS from the coding sequence ATGTTATCTAACTTCCCTAAGATTGTCAAACAACTACTCAAAAACTTGCCCCAAAACGATTATCCAAAGTTAAGTACATTTTTATTTGTATCTTGCTGGCTTAGTTATGTACTTGACCAAGGTCAAACAAGTATGAGAAGTCTATTCCAACGGTTGAATATGAGAGGAATTGATATAGACATATCAACATTTTCCAAAGCCAGTAAAACGAGATGTTCTAATATTTTTTATAATTTGTTTGTAGATTTAAGAAGGCAGCTAAAGAAAGAGAAAAAATTAGGTAAAGAAGATTTAGTATTATTTCCTCTAGATTCAACCATAGTTACCCTAACTAGTAAACTAATGTGGAATCAAGGATATGGACAAGTAAAACTGTTCAGTGGCATCAATATTTGCAACAATGAACCTGATGGTATAGTGATACATTTTGGTGCTGGACATGACAGTAAATATGGTGAACCAACAATAAGAGCAATACCAGAAAATGGAGTTGGGATAATGGATCGAGGTTTTGCTAAGCTTGAACGTATCAGGAATTTAATAAAATTAAAAGACCGCTATTTTGTAATTAGGGTGAAGAACAACATTAACCTAGAATTATTAGATAATGGTAATGCTATATTAGGGACAGGTAAAGATAAAGTAGAAGTAAGATTAGTTATTTTTTCAGATTTAGAAACCCGTAGTGAATTTCGACTAGCAACAAACTTGTCAGAGACAGACAATCAAACAGTAAGTAATGACGAAATTGCAGAGATATATAAAAAGCGATGGCAAATTGAACTGCTTTGGAAGTTCTTGAAAATGCATTTGAAGTTAGATCGATTGATCACTAAAAATGTCAATGGTATTACTATTCAAATTTACACTTGCTTAATTGCTTATGTTTTACTAGAGCTAGTCAATATACCAAAAGAGTTTGGTTCAAAGATGTTAGATAAACTGCGATATTTACAAGCATTTATGTGTGAGAATATTAGCTACTTACATTGGTTTAGGAGGATAGTGATTTTAAGCTGA
- a CDS encoding FkbM family methyltransferase yields MSELEEVIGNTNWDDPVSSFDWNNLAVIDLINADQEEDLQLKTSIVAEAKAKLERGFALDQNLHCASHYILIQSILGEDAGANSLTLHTVVNMPQTTEYEQNADVSLIYLPALPRGTQEFELMLKAESGYQQANMFLAEVIRRSQFIFYNSFGTRFLKLANQIFHDSSAICLMLGVTHLMANQSEGVAYLQHGRKLAPENPAILQGLYLAYRGFGDLGKAKYWMEQANALRLKLGRENASWQWTSLLVDETMTYVSFDEDVVMAVEPNFKSIVTSVLIAQGDWFEREIEFWRDNIQGGMTIIDVGANAGVYAFSAAKRVGATGRVLAIEPFSACVNYLNETCRVNQFDWVNVCAGAASDRIGKAKLSVGAASELNEVVADDSVVSGSFEEVDCFTLDSLLDKYDVKRVDFLKIDAEGHELQVLKGSDRLLQEFSPIILYENIAGAQGSNLPVADYLREHNYKLFRYQPYLKNLVPIEIGHDFQGSLNIIAVPQ; encoded by the coding sequence TTGTCTGAATTAGAAGAAGTGATTGGAAATACTAATTGGGATGATCCTGTTAGTTCATTTGATTGGAATAATTTGGCTGTAATTGATTTAATTAATGCAGATCAAGAAGAAGATTTACAGTTAAAAACAAGCATAGTTGCGGAAGCTAAGGCAAAGTTAGAGAGAGGATTTGCACTTGATCAAAACTTGCATTGTGCTTCTCATTATATTTTGATTCAAAGCATTTTAGGGGAAGATGCAGGAGCAAATAGCCTGACATTGCATACAGTGGTTAACATGCCACAGACTACTGAATATGAGCAAAATGCAGATGTTAGTCTAATTTATTTACCTGCATTGCCTAGGGGGACTCAAGAATTTGAACTAATGTTAAAAGCTGAAAGTGGCTATCAGCAAGCAAATATGTTCTTAGCAGAAGTAATTAGGCGATCGCAATTTATTTTCTATAATTCTTTTGGCACAAGGTTTCTAAAATTAGCAAATCAGATTTTTCATGATAGTTCTGCTATTTGTTTAATGTTGGGAGTGACCCATCTAATGGCAAATCAATCTGAGGGAGTTGCTTATTTGCAGCATGGACGCAAGCTTGCGCCCGAAAACCCAGCAATTTTACAAGGATTATATTTGGCTTATCGTGGCTTTGGCGATCTAGGTAAAGCTAAATATTGGATGGAGCAAGCAAATGCCTTGCGACTAAAGTTAGGTCGTGAAAACGCAAGCTGGCAATGGACTAGTCTGTTAGTGGATGAGACCATGACCTATGTTAGTTTTGATGAAGATGTGGTCATGGCGGTTGAGCCGAACTTTAAGAGTATTGTCACTAGCGTCTTGATTGCTCAAGGAGATTGGTTTGAACGAGAGATTGAGTTTTGGCGAGACAATATTCAGGGAGGAATGACAATCATTGATGTGGGAGCTAATGCTGGAGTGTATGCTTTTAGTGCAGCTAAGAGAGTTGGTGCTACTGGTAGAGTCTTAGCAATAGAACCTTTTTCGGCATGTGTAAATTATTTAAATGAAACCTGTCGAGTTAATCAGTTTGACTGGGTTAATGTTTGTGCAGGAGCTGCTAGCGATCGCATTGGCAAAGCCAAATTGTCAGTGGGTGCGGCTAGTGAGTTAAATGAAGTTGTTGCCGATGATAGTGTCGTATCAGGCAGTTTTGAGGAGGTAGATTGCTTTACATTAGATAGTCTGCTAGACAAATATGATGTGAAGCGGGTTGATTTTCTCAAAATTGATGCAGAAGGTCATGAGTTACAGGTCTTGAAGGGTAGCGATCGCCTGTTACAAGAATTCTCTCCAATTATTTTGTATGAAAATATTGCTGGCGCTCAGGGAAGTAACTTACCCGTAGCGGATTATCTTAGAGAGCATAACTATAAATTATTTCGCTATCAGCCATACTTGAAGAATTTAGTACCAATTGAAATTGGTCATGATTTTCAGGGTAGTTTAAATATTATTGCTGTTCCTCAGTAA
- a CDS encoding FkbM family methyltransferase: MPLLMPILKKNGLLERIHVTVGIVGSRKMDQDDDYSTRGWELFSPNMSIYGFDADADACDVANADLEKRQIEWTEKHFPIALGKAAEERTLYVTKAPMCSSLYPPNEPYLARIAGLTEIVGLDFSFEIDTITLDQFCQEEDINEIDYLQIDVQGADLDVLRGATNILNRSVLGIQIEVEFSHLYVGQPLFADVDSFARKNNFTLFDVRQSYRHRARSPICSEARGGQLLWGEAYYLRDLISDDISEQYKSPDNLLKLACIADILGFPDYSLEVLEYLTLQYGTNTNYNCADSIIECLTNFPDLVDRGLSSLPIVQSIRQFTTKDFGF; the protein is encoded by the coding sequence ATGCCATTACTTATGCCAATTTTAAAGAAGAATGGTTTACTAGAGCGTATTCATGTAACAGTTGGCATTGTTGGCTCTCGTAAAATGGATCAAGATGATGATTATTCAACTCGAGGCTGGGAGTTGTTTTCGCCTAATATGAGCATCTATGGATTTGATGCTGATGCCGATGCTTGTGATGTGGCAAATGCTGATCTTGAAAAAAGACAAATTGAGTGGACTGAGAAACATTTCCCGATTGCATTAGGTAAGGCTGCTGAAGAGAGGACTCTTTATGTTACTAAAGCTCCTATGTGTAGCTCTCTTTATCCACCTAATGAGCCTTACTTGGCTCGTATTGCAGGGCTTACAGAGATAGTTGGTTTAGACTTTAGCTTTGAAATTGATACAATTACTTTAGATCAATTCTGTCAAGAAGAGGATATAAATGAAATTGATTACTTGCAAATTGATGTACAAGGAGCCGATCTTGATGTTTTAAGGGGAGCCACTAACATTCTTAATCGCAGTGTGTTAGGGATACAAATCGAAGTTGAATTTTCACACCTATATGTTGGACAGCCATTGTTCGCTGATGTTGATAGTTTTGCAAGAAAAAATAATTTTACTTTGTTTGATGTACGTCAGTCTTATCGTCATAGAGCTCGATCTCCAATTTGCTCAGAAGCAAGGGGGGGGCAATTACTTTGGGGAGAAGCATATTATTTGCGTGATCTAATTAGTGATGATATCAGCGAACAGTACAAATCACCTGACAACTTACTCAAGCTAGCCTGTATTGCTGATATTCTAGGCTTCCCAGACTATAGTCTCGAAGTTTTGGAGTACCTAACCTTACAATACGGAACTAATACTAATTATAATTGTGCCGATAGCATTATTGAATGTCTTACAAACTTTCCTGATTTAGTAGATCGTGGACTATCTTCACTGCCAATTGTACAAAGTATTAGACAATTTACCACAAAAGATTTTGGTTTCTAG